TTCGCGGAGAACAGGCCCGGCTTGACGCCGTTCGCCTTCGCGAACGCAGCGCGGATGGTATCGAGCAGACCCGTGTAGGTCGCCGGGCTGCTGCGCCGAGACCCCTTGATCGGCGACTGATCGACCACCACCACGTCGTCGAAACGCGGCAGATGCCCGTGGATGAGCGACGACTTGCCCGAGCCCGCCACTCCCGTCACGACCGTCAGCACCCCGAGCGGCACGTCGACGTCGACGTTCTTCAGGTTGTGCTGGGTCGCGCCGCGGATCTCGAGCGCCCCCTTCGGCGACCGCGTCGAGGGCTTCATCCGCGCGCGGTGGTCGAGGTGGCGCCCGGTGAGGGTGTCGGAGGCGCGGAGACCGGCGAGGTCGCCGGCGTACTGGATCTCGCCGCCGGCCCGGCCGGCACCCGGGCCGAGGTCGATCACATGATCGGCGATCGCGATGACTTCCGGCTTGTGCTCGACGACGAGCACCGTATTGCCCTTGTCGCGCAGCTGCTGGAGCAGCGCGTTCATCCGCTCGATGTCGTGCGGGTGCAGGCCCGCCGTCGGCTCGTCGAAGACGTAGGTGATGTCGGTCAGGCTCGAGCCCAGGTGGCGGATCATCTTCGTCCGCTGGGCCTCACCGCCCGAGAGCGTGCCGCTCGCGCGGTCGAGCGAGAGGTAGCCGAGACCGATGTCGACGAACGAGTCGACCGTCTCGCGCAGGCCCTGGATCAGCGGGGCGACCTCGGGCGCGTCGACCGTGCGCAGCCAGGCCGCGAGATCGGTGATCTGCATCGCCGCAGCATCCGCGATGTTCACTCCGCCGATCTTCGACGACCGGGCACCCTCGTTCAGCCGGGTGCCGCCGCACTCGGGGCAGGCGCGGAAGGTCACGGCGCGCTCCACGAACGCGCGGACGTGCGGCTGGAGCGCATCGCGGTCTTTCTGCAGCATGCTCTTGGTGATCTTCGGCACGAGACCCTCGTAGGTCATGTTCGTGTTCTGGATCTTGACCTTGACCTGCTCCTTGTAGAGGAAGTCGTGGAGCTGCTGCTCGGTGTAGTCCTGGATGGGCGTGTCGGCGTCGACGAAGCCCGACTCTCCGAAGACGCGCACCATCCAGCCGTCGGCGGTGTAGCCCGGCACCTTGATCGCTCCGCCGTTGAGCGAGAGCGTCTTGTCGTAGAGCTCGTCGAGGTCGATCGCGGTCGCCTCGCCGAGCCCCTCGCAATGCGGGCACATGCCGCCGGTGATCTCGAACGACCGGCGCTCCTTCTTGCCCTTGTTCGGGCCGGTGCCGATGGTGACCGCCCCCGCCCCCTTCACCGAGGGCACGTTGAACGAGAACGCCTGCGGAGAACCGACGTGCGGCGTGCCCAGGCGGCTGAAGAGCATGCGCAGCATCGCGTGGACGTCGGTCGCCGTACCGACCGTGGAGCGCGCGTTGGCCCCCATGCGCTCCTGGTCGACGCGGATCGTCGCGCTGAGGTTCTCGAGCGCATCGACGTCGGGACGCGACAGCTGACCCATGAACTGCTGCACGAAGGTGGGGTAGGTCTCGTTGATGAGGCGCTGGGACTCCGCCGCTATCGTGCCGAACACGAGCGACGACTTGCCCGATCCGCTCACGCCCGTGAACACGGTCAGCCGGCGCTTGGGCACATTGACGTCGACGTTCTTGAGGTTGTTCTCGCGCGCGCCGACCACGCGGATCACCTCGTGCGCGTCGGCGATGGGGACGGATGCTTCGGATGCGGCGGCCATGCGGTCTCCCGGGTTCGGTTACCCCACAGTGTGCCCCACCCCGCCGACGCCGCGCTTCTCGGTTCCTGACCGGCCGCGCAGCATCCGCTCCCGGCGTCTTCCCCGCTCAGATGCCACAACACCCGGACGCAGCGCGCTGCGCGTCCGGGTGTTGTGGCATCTCGTCGTGAGAGCGGCGTGAGCGTGCGGGGATCAGCCCTGCGCGCGACGATTGGTGCGGGGGCTGCGCGAGCCGACGACCATGCCGGTCGTGGGCGCACCGCTGGCCGAGCGGCCCGCGGCCGGGCGCTGAGCACCCGAACCATTGCGACCGGAGCCGCCGGAGCGGCCGCGACCGGCGTGGCCGGCCGACGAGTCGGAGCGACCGGATGCTGCGCCGCGGGGTGCGTCCGAAGAGGTGCGCGCTGCGTCGCTGCCCTGGCCGCGGCCGCGACGGCTGCGGCCGCCGCCCTGGCCCGCCGGGGCCTCGCCGGAACGGACGGCGCGCTTGCGCTGCGCGTTCGCGCCCTGCGAGCGTCCGCCGCCGCCCTGCTGCTGCGGCTCCTGACGCGGCGCGGGGGTGACGTACTCGGCGACGTCTCCGACGAGCGCGGTCACCTGCGGCGACGTGTGCGTGACGGGGGTCGGGGTCACCTTGATGGCGGCCTTGCGAAGGATGTCCTGGGTGTCGCGGCGCTGCTCGGGGAGCATCACCGTGACCACGTCGCCGGCGCTGCCGGCACGGGCCGTGCGGCCCGAGCGGTGCAGGTACGCCTTGTGCTCGACGGGCGGGTCGACGTGCACCACGAGCGCGATGTCGTCGACGTGCACGCCGCGGGCGGCGACGTCGGTCGCCACGAGGACGCGCGCCGTGCCGGCGCTGAACGCGGCGAGGTTGCGGTCGCGCTGCGGCTGGGAGAGGTTGCCGTGCAGGTCGACCGACGGGATGCCCGCGTCGGTCAGGGTGCGGGCGAGCTTCTTGGCCTGGTGCTTCGTGCGAGTGAAGAGGATGCGGCGGCTCGAACCCGACGCGAGGGTCTTGACGAGGTGCTTCTTGGCTTCGGCGTCGGCGGCCTCGAAGACGTGGTGGGTCATCGCCGCGACGTGCGAGGTGGCCTCGTCGACCGAGTGCAGCACCTCGTTCTGCAGGAACCGGCGCACGAGCTTGTCCACGCCGTTGTCGAGGGTCGCCGAGAACAGCAGACGCTGCCCGTTCTTCGGCGTCTTGTCGAGGATGCGGGTCACGACGGGGAGGAACCCGAGGTCGGCCATGTGGTCGGCCTCGTCGAGAACGGTGATCTCGACGTCTTCGAGCGAGACGAAGCGCTGACCCATGAGGTCTTCGAGACGACCGGGGCAGGCGACCAGGATGTCGACGCCGGCGTTCATCGCGTCGACCTGGCGCTTCTGGGTCACACCGCCGTAGATCGTGGTGGTGTTCATGCCGTAGGCGGCCGCGAGCGGCGCGATGACGGCGTCGATCTGGTTCGCGAGCTCGCGGGTCGGTGCGAGCACGAGCGCGCGAGGGCGACGGGCCTTGCGGGCGGTCTTGTTCTCGCCGAGGCGGGCGACCAGCGGCAGCGCGAAGGCGAGGGTCTTGCCCGAGCCGGTCTTGCCGCGGCCGAGCACGTCGCGACCCGCGAGGGTGTCGACGAGCGTGTCGGACTGGATCGGGAACGGTTCGTTCTTGCCCTGCTCGGCGAGCACGCGCACGAGCGGAGCCGGAAGGCCGAGCTCGGCGAACGTCGCGGGGGAAAGGGTGGGGGTATCGATGGACATGCGTCTCCATGGCTGCACGCGCGAACGCACGCAGTCCGGGATAGGTTCGCCGCGCACGGGACGCGCGAGCGAGAAGATGGCGAAGGCGTCGGGTCGACGCATCCGTTCGCCGTAGAAAGTCAAGGGCTCGAGGCCGCTGCGTTCGACGACGCAGGGAGCAAGGATCGCTCCGCAGTGACTCCAGTCTAGCGGTCGTCGACGGACGACGCCGCGCGCCAGCATCCGGCGACGTGATCGTCGACCATTCCGCCCGACTGCATGAGGGCGTACATCGTGGTCGGTCCGACGAATCGGAACCCCCGTTTGCGCAGCGCCTTGCTCAGCGCGACCGACTCGGGCGTCGTCGCCGGGACCTCGGCGAACGTCGCGGGAGGTGCCGCCGGATGCTGCGGGGCGAACGACCACACGAAGGCGTCGAGCTCGCCCGGTGCCATGTCGGCCACGAGGCGGGCGTTCGAGATCGTCGCGAGGATCTTGGCGCGGTTGCGGATGATGCCGGCGTCGTTCATGAGCCGCTCGACGTCGCCGTCGTCGAACGCGGCGACGGCGTGCGGATCGAACCCGGCGAACACCTCACGGAACCGGGGGCGCTTGCGCAGGATCGTGATCCAGCTCAGGCCCGCTTGGAACCCCTCGAGACTCATCTTCTCGAACAGCGCCCGGTCGCCGTGGAGCGGGGTGCCCCACTCCTCGTCGTGATACCGCTGGTACTCGCCGTCGTCGCCCGCCCACGCGCACCGGGCGATCCCGTCACCACCCACTCGCACGTCGCCGCTCACGCCGCCACCCTAGCCGCGGGCGGCGACACCCGCCGAGGCCGACCGCGCCGCCGAGGGTGCCCGTTTCCGCCGCGGGTGCCCGGAAGATCGGGCACCCGCGGCGGAAGGAGGCACTCTCGGCGAACCCGCGGGTCAGGCGGAGCGGCGGCGGACGATCAGGCGCGCACCGATGCCTGCAGCGAGCAGCAGGCTCGCGCCGAACGCCAGCGCCCACGCGTCCTGGCCGGAGCCCGTGGCCGGCAGCACCGCGGGGCCGGCCGCGGGCAGGCCGACCGTCGGCGGCAGGTCGACGCCGGGGACCACCGGCGGTGCGACCGTGATCGGCGCGACCGCGACGGCCCAGACGATGCCGCCGGCGGGCCCGCCGACCTGCTCCGGAGCCACGCGGTACTCGGTGCCGGCGGCGAACAGCGCCGCGCGTGCGGTCGCGGGGGTCGCCTGCTGCTCGGTGACGTCGAGGACGTCGCCCGAGAGGCTCACCGCCACGACCTCGACCACCCGGTAGCCGGCCGGGACCGTCGGGCGGATGCCGTACTCGGCGGCGCCGAACACGGCGACCTCGCCATCGCCGTCCGCGGCGATGAACGCGCCCGAGCCCGGCGCCAGCTCTTCGCCCGTGGCCGTCGCGCGGTTCGCGAGGAACTGCACCTCGGCGCCCGGCACCGCCTCGAGCGAGGTCGTGTCGACCACCGCGGCGGTCTGCAGCACCATGGCGCCGCCGACGAACACCTCCGCGGCGTCGGAGGTCTCGGTGTCGGCGACCACCTCGGTCGGGATCGCGCCGACCAGGGCGCCGTCGACCACGATCGGAGTCGTGGTGCCGTCCGCGCCGATCGACGTGCCCTCGAACGAGATCGTGGTCGTCTCGGCCTCCTCGACGTCGCGGTACGACGCGAGATCCGTGGCGTCCCAGACCGCGAGAGCGGCCTCGGGGAGCTCGAGGCCGGGGAGTCCGGGCACCTCCGGGCTCTCGGCGGTCTCGGGGATCTCGACGTAGACGGTCGCCTCGCCCGGCGCGATGCCGGTGAAGGCGTAGGTGCCGTCGAGCGACGTCGTCGCCCACCACCGGCCCGCAGCATCCTGCAGGTAGACCTCGGCACCCGGGACCGTCGTGTCGGTGCCCGACGCGTAGACGCCGTCGAGCTCCACGTCGAGGAAGTACGTCACGTCGACGGAGGCCGTCGGGATCTCCTCGAGGGTGACGACGAACGTCGGCGCGGAGAAGTACGACGCGGCATCCGCCGTGTCGAGCCAGAAGACGGCGCCGTCATCGCGCACGGCGATCTCGGCCGCGCCCGGGTCGTTGTTCTCTCGCGCGGTGACCTCGGCGATCGCGTAGCCGGTGGGCGCGGTGACCCGCACGCCGATCTCGTCGGGGAGGTGGCGCACATAGTACGAGTTCGCGAACGCCTCGTAGGTGCCCTCGCCCCCGGCGAAGTCGTACTCCGTCGCCGGGTACCACTGGCCGTCCGAACCGAGCTCGACAGTGACGTCCGACGCGGGAGCGCCGCCGGCGTACTCGACCTCGGCGGTTGCGCGGAGTGCGGTGAAGCCCACCTCGAGGGCGGAGCCGCCGTCCTCGACCGCGACGGTCGCGACGGCCTGCGAGTAGGCCGAGGTGCTCTCGTTCGGGACGCGCTCGATCTCGTCGGCGGACTCCGCATCGGTGGTGTCGAAGAAGATGCTGTCGAAGGCCGAGTTCGGGTGGACGAAGTAGACCTTCGCCTCGCCGACGGGGACGTCCTCGAAGACCTGGTCGCCGTTCGCCGCGGTGGTCGGGGTGAGGATCGCGCCCTGGGCGGTGACCAGACGGGAGACCCGCGTGTTCTTCTCGTCGGTGCGGCCGTCCTTCGCGGTCTTCGAGGTGTCGAAGACGCCGTCGGCGTAGCGGTCGTCGAACGAGGTGACGCGGAGATCGGCCGTCGGGAGCTCCTCGAGCGTTACCGTGAAGGTCGGGTTCGACGTGTAGGTCGAGGCGTCGGTGGTCTGCAGCCAGTACGCACCGTCGCGCGAGGTGACCGGGATCGGGTCGATGTTGCCGCCGGAGGAGACCGCGGTCACCTCGCCGACGCGGTAGCCGGCGGGGGCGGTCACCCGCACCCCGAACTCGCCGGGGAGGAGGTAGACGTACACGCCGTCGAGGTGCTCGTAGCTGCCCGGCTGGAAGTCGTACTCGGTCGCCGGGAGCCACTGGCCGTTCGCGCCGAGCTCGACCGTCACGCCCGTGGCGGGGGTGCCGTCGGGGAGCTTCACGTCGGCGACGGCGCGCAGGCCCGAGATGCCGATCGTGCGGGCGGTGTTCGTCCCGTCGCCGATGGTGACGGATGCTTCGGCACGCGGATCCCAGCTGCTGCCGACCTGGGTCAGCTTCCGGAGGTTCGCCGGGTCGGTCGCGTCGAACAGCATCGCGTTCACGGGAAGGGTGGGGTACTGCACCTGCAGTCGCGCGTCGCCGGCCGGCACGTCGTCGAAGAACCACGTGTCGCCGACCGCCGTGGCCGTCCAGGTCGATCCGTCCGAGGCGACGAGGGTCGGAGCGCCGAGGTACTGGCGGATGGCGTCGCTCTGGCCGGTGCGGCCGACCTTCGACGAATCGAAGACGCCGTCCTGGTAGCGGTCCTCGAAGACCGTCACGGTGAGGTCGCCGACGGCGGCGGCCGCGAGCGCGGCGCTCACGGTGCGCTCGGCGCGCTGGGCGAGCGGCTCGGGGGCGGCGTCATCGGTCGGGGCGTCCTCGGCCGGGGCCTCGGTCGGCTCGTCCGAGGGGGCGGGCTCGGGCGATGACGACGCCTCGCGCTCCGAGGTCTCGATCGGAGCGGGGGTCTCGGTCGCCGCGTCCGCGAGGACGGAGGCACCGGCGGGGGCTGCGGCGGTGGTGACGAGGACGGCGGCAAGTGCCGCCGCGCCCCATCCGGTGATTCGTGCGTTTCGCACCAGGTGACTCCTGTGATTCGGTCGACAGGGGGCGCCGCGGACATCGCGACCCTCCCAACCTATGAACCGATCGCTCTGGACTCCCCGTCCGGCACCACCTGTTCACCCGCCCGTCCCCCGCCCTTTCCCGGCCGCGCGCCTGTCGTCGCCGAGGGTGCCCGTGTGCGCCACAGGTGCCCGGAAATTCGGGCTCCCTCGTCGAGAACGGGCACTCTCGGCGAGCACGGAGCCGGAGTCGGGCACAGTAGAGCGATGAACGACGCACCCGGCACGCGCGCCGAAGACGTCCTCGAGGCGCGCCTCGACCGCGCGAAGATGCCGACCGCCCTGCGGTGGGGGCGCAACGCCCTCGCCTTCGCCGTGTCGACGGTCAGCGGCGGGGCGGGCGACGACCTCCTGCCCGGCCTCGACCTCGTCGTGAGCAGGCGCGACACCGGCGCCGAGGTGCTGCGGGTCCGGGCGGGCCAGTTCGAAGAGGCCGGTCACCTGCTCGAGCACACCTGGCGCGACCTCGCCACGATGACGGTGGAGGAGTTCGTGCGCTCGTGGAGGCTCATCGACGAATGACGGATGCCGCGAGCCCTCCCCGGCTCGCAGCATCCGTCGTCTTCGCGCTACTTCGCAGCGGCCTTCTTCTCGGGGATCGGGGCCCGGCCCGACGCCTCGAGGTCGGCGTAGTACCGTTCCGCCTCGCGCTGACGCTCGCCCTCGGCGCCCGAGGCGATCGGTGCCCGCACGTGCTCGGGCTCGTATCCGAAGGCGTCGACGAGATCCTGCGCGTGGGGGCGCAGACGCGTGCACAGCCGGTCGATGTAGCTCGACACCGCCCCGGCACGCTGCGTCGACAGGCGCCCGTTGATGAGGTACCACGCGAGGTGCTTCTCAACGAGGCTGAGCCCGAAGAGGTCGCGCACCCAGGTGAGCACCTTCTTCGTGCCCGCATCGTCGATGTTCTCGAGCGCGTCGGTGAAGGCCTCCCACTGCAGCAGCTCGCCGTGGGCGCGGGCCGCCTCGATGAGCTCGGCCTGGTTCTGGTTGAACAGGGCCGCCGCCTCGTCGCGGGGGAGCTTGGATGCCGCGCGCAGCCGCCCGGCGACGTCGGAGACCATCTGCTGCACCCGGTCGGTGAGAAGCTCGTGCTGCTGGTCGCCGCGCAGCCCCCGCTCGACCGCGCGCGCGGTGGAGCCGAAGTCGGTGACGGCTTGTCCGAGCTGGCGGAGTCCGGCGCCGTGGAAGAGCTTCCCGGCGGTCTGGCCCACGGCGTAGGCGGCGAGCGCGCGCGCATCCTTGCCCTTGAACTGCCTGCCGTAGTCGGCGAGCAGTCGCTTTCCGACCAGCTGCAGCAGCACGTTGTTGTCGCCCTCGAACGTGACGTAGATGTCGAGGTCGCTCCGAAGACCCGTGAGGCGGTTCTCGGCGAGGAAGCCCGATCCGCCGCACGCCTCGCGCGCCTCCTGCAGGGTGTCGAGCGCGTGCCACGTCGAGAGGGGCTTGAGCACCGCCGCGAGGGTCTCGAGGTCCTCGCGGTCGGCGTCGCTGTCGGTGCGGCCGCTGAAGACCCCGTCGAACTTCTTGAGGAATTCGTCGTGCGCGAAGATCTCGGCGTAGGTGGTGGCCAGGCGCGGCAGCAACCGGCGCTGATGCTTGCCGTAGTCCAGCAGCACGACCTCGGGCGTTCCGAGGCCGGAGTCGAACTGACGCCGCTGGTTGCCGTAGGTCACGGCGATGTTCAGGCCGAGCGCCGACGCCCATGCGGCGGAGCCGTCGAGCGAGATGCGGCCCTGCACGAGAGTGCCGAGCATCGTGAAGAACCGACGGCCCGGGCTCGAGATCGCGCTGGAGTACGTGCCGTCCTCGGCCACGTCGCCGTAGCGGTTCAGCAGGTTGGTGCGGGGGACGCGGACCTGGTCGAAGTGCAGCCGGCCGTTGTCGATCCCGTTGAGGCCGCCCTTCACCCCGTCGTCCTCACCGCCGACGCCCGGCAGGAACTGCCCGTTCTCGTCGCGGATCGGCACGTAGAAGCAGTGCACGCCGTGGTTGACGCCGTTCGTGATCAGCTGCGCGAACACGGTCGCGGCGATGCCGTGGAGGGCGGCGTTTCCGAGGTAGTCCTTCCACGCCCCGCGGAAGGGGGTGTGGATGACGAACTCCGCGGTCTCGGGGTCGTAGGTGGCGGTGGTGCCGATGGCCGCGACGTCGGAGCCGTGGCCCGTCTCGGTCATCGCGAAGGCACCCGGGATCTCGAGGCTCATCGCGCCGGGCAGCCACTTCTCGTGGTGCTCCTCGGTGCCGAGCTGGTAGATCGCAGCCCCGAACA
This portion of the Microbacterium hatanonis genome encodes:
- a CDS encoding LPXTG cell wall anchor domain-containing protein, giving the protein MRNARITGWGAAALAAVLVTTAAAPAGASVLADAATETPAPIETSEREASSSPEPAPSDEPTEAPAEDAPTDDAAPEPLAQRAERTVSAALAAAAVGDLTVTVFEDRYQDGVFDSSKVGRTGQSDAIRQYLGAPTLVASDGSTWTATAVGDTWFFDDVPAGDARLQVQYPTLPVNAMLFDATDPANLRKLTQVGSSWDPRAEASVTIGDGTNTARTIGISGLRAVADVKLPDGTPATGVTVELGANGQWLPATEYDFQPGSYEHLDGVYVYLLPGEFGVRVTAPAGYRVGEVTAVSSGGNIDPIPVTSRDGAYWLQTTDASTYTSNPTFTVTLEELPTADLRVTSFDDRYADGVFDTSKTAKDGRTDEKNTRVSRLVTAQGAILTPTTAANGDQVFEDVPVGEAKVYFVHPNSAFDSIFFDTTDAESADEIERVPNESTSAYSQAVATVAVEDGGSALEVGFTALRATAEVEYAGGAPASDVTVELGSDGQWYPATEYDFAGGEGTYEAFANSYYVRHLPDEIGVRVTAPTGYAIAEVTARENNDPGAAEIAVRDDGAVFWLDTADAASYFSAPTFVVTLEEIPTASVDVTYFLDVELDGVYASGTDTTVPGAEVYLQDAAGRWWATTSLDGTYAFTGIAPGEATVYVEIPETAESPEVPGLPGLELPEAALAVWDATDLASYRDVEEAETTTISFEGTSIGADGTTTPIVVDGALVGAIPTEVVADTETSDAAEVFVGGAMVLQTAAVVDTTSLEAVPGAEVQFLANRATATGEELAPGSGAFIAADGDGEVAVFGAAEYGIRPTVPAGYRVVEVVAVSLSGDVLDVTEQQATPATARAALFAAGTEYRVAPEQVGGPAGGIVWAVAVAPITVAPPVVPGVDLPPTVGLPAAGPAVLPATGSGQDAWALAFGASLLLAAGIGARLIVRRRSA
- a CDS encoding ATP-binding cassette domain-containing protein, yielding MAAASEASVPIADAHEVIRVVGARENNLKNVDVNVPKRRLTVFTGVSGSGKSSLVFGTIAAESQRLINETYPTFVQQFMGQLSRPDVDALENLSATIRVDQERMGANARSTVGTATDVHAMLRMLFSRLGTPHVGSPQAFSFNVPSVKGAGAVTIGTGPNKGKKERRSFEITGGMCPHCEGLGEATAIDLDELYDKTLSLNGGAIKVPGYTADGWMVRVFGESGFVDADTPIQDYTEQQLHDFLYKEQVKVKIQNTNMTYEGLVPKITKSMLQKDRDALQPHVRAFVERAVTFRACPECGGTRLNEGARSSKIGGVNIADAAAMQITDLAAWLRTVDAPEVAPLIQGLRETVDSFVDIGLGYLSLDRASGTLSGGEAQRTKMIRHLGSSLTDITYVFDEPTAGLHPHDIERMNALLQQLRDKGNTVLVVEHKPEVIAIADHVIDLGPGAGRAGGEIQYAGDLAGLRASDTLTGRHLDHRARMKPSTRSPKGALEIRGATQHNLKNVDVDVPLGVLTVVTGVAGSGKSSLIHGHLPRFDDVVVVDQSPIKGSRRSSPATYTGLLDTIRAAFAKANGVKPGLFSANSEGACVACKGLGVIITDLGFQSTVETLCEVCEGTGFSDEVLEYTLEGKNIAEVLDMSVGEAAEFFAKGPAQVTLARLIDVGLGYITLGQALNSLSGGERQRLKLAINMAKKGAVYVLDEPTTGLHLADVDNLLSLLDRLVDSGNSVIVIEHHQAVMAHGDWIIDIGPGAGRDGGEVVFEGTPADLVAAGKTLTGQHLRQYVGA
- a CDS encoding acyl-CoA dehydrogenase, giving the protein MTDAAVRPETPSIARRTPAGGAPTAAHTAAEASEPRIDTARVTDLLLGTWGHVRRQAREMIKDPAFWRIDGQTVAEHRERVLGQLHLLVENKAVHRAFPTRFGGEDDQGGNIAGFEELVAADPSLQIKSGVQWGLFGAAIYQLGTEEHHEKWLPGAMSLEIPGAFAMTETGHGSDVAAIGTTATYDPETAEFVIHTPFRGAWKDYLGNAALHGIAATVFAQLITNGVNHGVHCFYVPIRDENGQFLPGVGGEDDGVKGGLNGIDNGRLHFDQVRVPRTNLLNRYGDVAEDGTYSSAISSPGRRFFTMLGTLVQGRISLDGSAAWASALGLNIAVTYGNQRRQFDSGLGTPEVVLLDYGKHQRRLLPRLATTYAEIFAHDEFLKKFDGVFSGRTDSDADREDLETLAAVLKPLSTWHALDTLQEAREACGGSGFLAENRLTGLRSDLDIYVTFEGDNNVLLQLVGKRLLADYGRQFKGKDARALAAYAVGQTAGKLFHGAGLRQLGQAVTDFGSTARAVERGLRGDQQHELLTDRVQQMVSDVAGRLRAASKLPRDEAAALFNQNQAELIEAARAHGELLQWEAFTDALENIDDAGTKKVLTWVRDLFGLSLVEKHLAWYLINGRLSTQRAGAVSSYIDRLCTRLRPHAQDLVDAFGYEPEHVRAPIASGAEGERQREAERYYADLEASGRAPIPEKKAAAK
- a CDS encoding DEAD/DEAH box helicase — encoded protein: MSIDTPTLSPATFAELGLPAPLVRVLAEQGKNEPFPIQSDTLVDTLAGRDVLGRGKTGSGKTLAFALPLVARLGENKTARKARRPRALVLAPTRELANQIDAVIAPLAAAYGMNTTTIYGGVTQKRQVDAMNAGVDILVACPGRLEDLMGQRFVSLEDVEITVLDEADHMADLGFLPVVTRILDKTPKNGQRLLFSATLDNGVDKLVRRFLQNEVLHSVDEATSHVAAMTHHVFEAADAEAKKHLVKTLASGSSRRILFTRTKHQAKKLARTLTDAGIPSVDLHGNLSQPQRDRNLAAFSAGTARVLVATDVAARGVHVDDIALVVHVDPPVEHKAYLHRSGRTARAGSAGDVVTVMLPEQRRDTQDILRKAAIKVTPTPVTHTSPQVTALVGDVAEYVTPAPRQEPQQQGGGGRSQGANAQRKRAVRSGEAPAGQGGGRSRRGRGQGSDAARTSSDAPRGAASGRSDSSAGHAGRGRSGGSGRNGSGAQRPAAGRSASGAPTTGMVVGSRSPRTNRRAQG
- a CDS encoding DNA-3-methyladenine glycosylase I — its product is MSGDVRVGGDGIARCAWAGDDGEYQRYHDEEWGTPLHGDRALFEKMSLEGFQAGLSWITILRKRPRFREVFAGFDPHAVAAFDDGDVERLMNDAGIIRNRAKILATISNARLVADMAPGELDAFVWSFAPQHPAAPPATFAEVPATTPESVALSKALRKRGFRFVGPTTMYALMQSGGMVDDHVAGCWRAASSVDDR